A portion of the Gemmatimonas sp. genome contains these proteins:
- the nuoD gene encoding NADH dehydrogenase (quinone) subunit D — MLINIGPQHPATHGVLRLVLELDGETVVRCIPHIGYLHCGFEKIGEYRQYNQIIPWTDREDYLNSPGNNVAFALGAERLFGVGMTERTKVLRVILMELSRIISHLVWLGTTSVDIGAFTPFLWLYQERENVYNLLEGWVGARLTVTTTRVGGMAADLPDGWLDGLRAFLKGFPKTLEESVRMLETNAIWAGRTVGLGAMNAQEAVNAGLSGPMLRASGVAYDVRKDFPYLDYETYDFDVPVGTAGDVYDRFLVRVEEMRQSVRILEQAIRRLPDGPVNIDDPRLILPPKHKATSEMESMIHHFKLVMEGPRPPAGECYVPVESPKGEKGYYFVSDGSSKPVRWRIRPPSFVNLSAIPKMVEGHLLSDVIAINASIDIVMGEIDR, encoded by the coding sequence ATGCTGATCAACATTGGTCCGCAGCACCCGGCAACACACGGGGTGCTGCGCCTCGTGCTGGAGCTCGATGGCGAAACCGTGGTGCGGTGCATCCCGCACATCGGCTATCTGCACTGCGGCTTCGAGAAGATCGGGGAGTACCGCCAGTACAACCAGATCATTCCGTGGACCGACCGCGAGGATTATCTCAACTCCCCCGGCAACAACGTGGCGTTCGCGCTCGGCGCCGAGCGCCTGTTCGGCGTGGGCATGACCGAGCGCACCAAGGTGCTGCGCGTCATCCTCATGGAGCTCTCGCGCATCATTTCGCATCTGGTGTGGCTTGGCACCACGTCGGTGGATATCGGGGCATTCACGCCGTTCCTGTGGCTGTATCAGGAGCGCGAGAACGTGTACAACCTGCTCGAAGGGTGGGTCGGAGCACGTCTCACGGTCACCACCACGCGTGTCGGGGGCATGGCCGCCGACCTCCCTGATGGATGGCTGGATGGCCTGCGCGCCTTCCTCAAGGGGTTTCCAAAGACCCTCGAGGAATCGGTGCGCATGCTGGAGACGAACGCCATCTGGGCCGGGCGCACGGTGGGGCTGGGGGCCATGAACGCGCAGGAAGCGGTGAACGCCGGGCTGTCGGGCCCCATGCTGCGGGCGTCCGGCGTGGCGTACGACGTGCGCAAGGACTTCCCGTACCTTGACTACGAGACCTACGACTTCGACGTGCCGGTGGGCACGGCGGGCGATGTGTACGATCGCTTCCTGGTGCGTGTCGAGGAGATGCGCCAGAGTGTGCGCATTCTCGAGCAGGCGATTCGACGGCTGCCCGACGGTCCGGTCAACATCGACGACCCGCGTCTCATTCTGCCGCCAAAGCACAAGGCCACCAGCGAGATGGAAAGCATGATCCATCACTTCAAGCTGGTCATGGAGGGCCCCCGTCCGCCGGCCGGCGAATGCTATGTGCCGGTCGAAAGTCCCAAGGGGGAGAAGGGGTACTACTTCGTGAGCGACGGCAGTTCCAAGCCGGTACGGTGGCGCATCCGCCCCCCCTCGTTCGTGAACCTGTCGGCGATTCCGAAGATGGTGGAGGGGCATCTGCTCTCCGACGTGATCGCCATCAACGCCAGCATCGACATCGTGATGGGAGAGATCGACCGGTGA
- a CDS encoding NADH-quinone oxidoreductase subunit C has protein sequence MTTPVPVPQSPSVVPQVMAAVAADENGAPITPVNVPRTGAPANPTAAVLAARFGADVLRAEVIWGETTVFVTRDRVHDIVRFLHDEPSERYDYLVDVTAVEYRDGGRPLEVVWHLRALGHRRFLRLKVELPKRGPLWVPSVIDIYSGADWLERECFDMFGIRFEGHPDLRRLLMWEQYKEGHPLRKDFPLRGRFSRAEQLKQALAADPEARYSMEELSIADAFESLPADMKQRIAERAALGDPEESA, from the coding sequence ATGACCACACCGGTCCCAGTCCCGCAGTCGCCATCGGTGGTGCCGCAGGTCATGGCCGCCGTGGCGGCCGACGAAAACGGCGCGCCCATCACGCCCGTCAACGTGCCGCGTACCGGGGCGCCGGCCAACCCCACGGCCGCCGTGCTCGCGGCGCGTTTCGGTGCCGACGTGCTGCGCGCCGAGGTCATTTGGGGAGAAACGACCGTGTTCGTCACGCGTGATCGCGTGCACGACATCGTGCGCTTCCTGCACGACGAGCCGTCTGAGCGCTACGACTATCTCGTGGACGTCACGGCGGTGGAGTATCGCGATGGCGGGCGCCCGCTCGAGGTGGTGTGGCACCTGCGCGCACTCGGACACCGTCGCTTCCTGCGACTCAAGGTGGAGTTGCCCAAGCGCGGCCCGCTCTGGGTGCCGAGTGTCATCGACATCTACAGTGGGGCGGATTGGCTCGAGCGGGAGTGCTTTGACATGTTCGGCATTCGCTTCGAGGGGCATCCCGACCTGCGGCGTCTGCTCATGTGGGAGCAGTACAAGGAAGGCCATCCGCTGCGGAAAGATTTCCCGTTGCGCGGTCGATTCTCGCGTGCCGAACAGCTCAAGCAGGCGCTCGCCGCCGACCCGGAGGCGCGCTATTCCATGGAGGAGTTGAGCATTGCCGACGCCTTCGAATCGTTGCCGGCCGATATGAAGCAACGGATCGCCGAGCGGGCTGCGCTGGGTGACCCCGAGGAATCGGCATGA